The following are encoded in a window of uncultured Sphaerochaeta sp. genomic DNA:
- the carA gene encoding glutamine-hydrolyzing carbamoyl-phosphate synthase small subunit, which produces MNTSFLLLEDGTVFTATGFGSPAPLLGKQAPMAEVVFNTSMCGYQEILTDPSYHGQMVVMTYPHIGNYGCEAPFEEHLGLPKPISCTALIVHSVYTGPLPPKRVSLHDYLLTHRIVGLCGVDTRALTIHIRNKGAQRAIIFSTEGKILSRSEHEHALSLVRAYPSVSELDLIEGVSTKHVVKDPLSGAPKDASLRFAVVDFGIKRSIVTELYRRGVAVTLFPPTVLSEDILRSGCSAMLLSNGPGDPERLQDVVSMTKQVIETGFPVFGICLGHQLITWALGGSTKKMKYGHHGGNHPVVDTQTGACFVTSQNHSYASETKTLPPSATVWFRNANDNSIEGLFCTDKRVSCVQFHPEASPGPHDATWIFDRFILEAKEANV; this is translated from the coding sequence ATGAACACAAGCTTTCTTCTTCTCGAGGACGGAACCGTATTCACCGCAACTGGATTTGGATCACCGGCGCCCTTGCTTGGCAAACAGGCTCCCATGGCAGAGGTGGTCTTCAACACCAGCATGTGTGGCTACCAAGAAATCCTCACTGATCCTTCCTACCACGGACAAATGGTCGTAATGACCTACCCCCATATTGGAAACTATGGGTGCGAAGCTCCTTTTGAGGAGCATCTGGGGTTACCCAAGCCCATCAGCTGTACAGCATTGATTGTTCATTCTGTGTATACAGGCCCTCTTCCACCAAAGAGGGTCTCTTTACATGATTATCTGCTCACACACCGAATTGTCGGCCTATGTGGGGTGGATACTCGTGCATTAACCATCCATATACGAAACAAGGGAGCCCAGAGGGCAATCATATTCAGTACTGAAGGCAAGATACTTTCACGTTCAGAACATGAACATGCCCTCTCCTTGGTGAGAGCTTATCCATCAGTCAGTGAGCTCGATCTTATCGAAGGGGTAAGTACCAAACATGTGGTCAAGGACCCTCTCTCTGGGGCACCAAAGGATGCTTCACTACGATTTGCAGTAGTGGATTTTGGGATCAAGCGGTCAATTGTCACCGAGCTGTATCGTCGCGGTGTGGCAGTCACCCTCTTTCCGCCTACTGTACTCTCTGAGGATATTCTCCGCTCAGGATGTAGTGCAATGCTGCTCTCAAACGGACCAGGAGACCCCGAACGATTACAGGACGTTGTCTCCATGACCAAACAGGTCATAGAAACAGGCTTTCCCGTCTTTGGTATCTGCCTCGGACATCAGTTGATCACCTGGGCATTGGGAGGAAGCACGAAGAAAATGAAATATGGTCACCATGGGGGTAACCACCCTGTGGTGGATACCCAAACCGGAGCCTGCTTTGTCACGAGCCAGAACCACAGTTACGCCAGTGAGACGAAGACACTGCCCCCTTCTGCAACAGTATGGTTCAGGAATGCAAATGACAACTCCATTGAAGGACTGTTCTGCACAGACAAGCGAGTCAGCTGTGTCCAGTTTCACCCAGAAGCATCTCCAGGCCCTCATGACGCAACCTGGATTTTTGACCGGTTCATCCTGGAAGCCAAGGAGGCAAACGTATGA
- a CDS encoding DUF1576 domain-containing protein translates to MERSERILYALLIVLICSLMLIAMILEGPLTVLQNTLRLQTQAARLISDFTLHGVGTAMFNAATVGLLAMVLIFNASVSLSGPTISAILTMMGFSFFGNTLLNSIPLIAGVWLASKLARKTFGSYSLIALFGTALGPLVTFLMFSTDLPLPLSIPLGIVAGLAAGFILPAVAGSMLQLHQGYNLYNVGFSCGFIGLFASNLLIAAGQMEPLAITWSEEFSLPLFLVIPMFSLLLIVTAFFIEKPKQGFQGLLEVQKLSGRLPYDFFDTGYTSGTLLNIGLLGLVFWAYLILIGAPINGPTIGALFTIIAFGGFGKTLKNTFPVVLGVILSTLLFGKSLVAPGPLLATLFATTLAPIAGQFGFIAGLLAGFLHLVMVEVTASWHGGLDLYNNGFAGGLTASLFVAILQWYKTNRPEEDFIQ, encoded by the coding sequence GTGGAACGAAGTGAACGCATCCTCTATGCTCTACTCATTGTACTTATCTGCTCCCTCATGCTCATAGCCATGATACTTGAGGGTCCGCTCACTGTCTTACAGAATACCCTGCGACTACAGACCCAAGCAGCTCGCCTGATCAGCGACTTCACGTTGCATGGAGTAGGAACTGCCATGTTCAATGCAGCCACGGTAGGACTGCTGGCAATGGTGCTTATCTTCAATGCATCAGTCAGTCTTTCTGGGCCAACCATTTCAGCAATATTGACCATGATGGGTTTCTCCTTCTTCGGCAATACATTGCTCAACAGCATCCCCCTCATAGCGGGAGTCTGGCTTGCAAGCAAGCTTGCGCGTAAGACCTTCGGCTCCTACAGCCTGATTGCCCTCTTTGGCACAGCTCTTGGCCCTCTGGTAACCTTTCTGATGTTCTCAACCGACTTGCCCTTGCCTCTCTCCATTCCATTGGGAATTGTAGCAGGCCTTGCTGCCGGCTTTATCCTTCCTGCTGTAGCAGGATCCATGTTGCAACTCCATCAAGGCTATAATCTGTACAACGTAGGTTTCAGTTGTGGGTTCATCGGTCTGTTTGCATCCAACCTACTCATTGCAGCGGGGCAAATGGAACCATTGGCCATTACCTGGAGTGAGGAGTTCTCTCTCCCACTCTTCCTGGTAATACCCATGTTCTCCCTATTATTAATAGTGACCGCCTTCTTCATTGAAAAACCAAAGCAGGGTTTCCAAGGGTTGCTGGAAGTGCAAAAGCTTTCTGGACGTCTCCCCTATGATTTTTTTGATACCGGATACACCTCTGGTACACTCTTGAACATTGGGTTGCTTGGATTGGTCTTCTGGGCGTATCTGATTCTCATTGGGGCGCCTATCAATGGGCCAACCATTGGTGCCTTGTTTACCATCATCGCCTTCGGAGGGTTTGGAAAAACCTTGAAAAACACCTTTCCTGTTGTGTTGGGAGTTATCCTCTCCACACTTCTGTTCGGTAAGTCTCTCGTTGCTCCAGGCCCCCTCTTGGCAACACTCTTCGCCACCACCCTGGCTCCAATAGCTGGCCAGTTTGGATTCATAGCAGGTTTGCTTGCTGGATTCCTGCATCTGGTGATGGTAGAAGTAACAGCCTCCTGGCATGGAGGACTTGATCTGTATAACAATGGCTTTGCCGGAGGGCTGACGGCAAGCTTATTTGTTGCAATCTTACAGTGGTACAAAACCAACCGCCCCGAGGAGGATTTCATACAATGA
- a CDS encoding DUF4097 family beta strand repeat-containing protein, which produces MTGTTDSTKGTDMLKDTNANKIFLIILVLILALSFSLYKGWEKRGIEQRRDQQIDFQEGDSLEVSTISNDIIIEVDEGVRQASISLGKHDNEELKVSKQGSLVTVSVSPIKRWFIRFFSYNPSPLMITLPSEDLGRLEVTSTSGDITLMHPMKTNSTKVSGVSGEVDFLTLRASDNLELRTVSGDISGKEASSDGDVTLSSTSGTVEVQQISGAKTTLKTVSSRIEGEVRLPEGSSVEAKTTSGAIELNLRSSENLKVTASTVSGSIEFNDERQTGKEASLQTGEASNLVRLSSVSGEIDLLY; this is translated from the coding sequence GTGACTGGGACGACCGATTCCACCAAGGGAACTGATATGCTGAAGGACACCAACGCAAATAAAATCTTCCTGATCATCCTGGTGCTCATACTCGCTCTCTCCTTCTCCCTCTACAAGGGATGGGAGAAGCGGGGTATCGAGCAGCGCAGGGACCAGCAGATAGACTTCCAGGAAGGAGACTCCCTCGAGGTATCAACCATCAGCAATGACATTATTATTGAGGTTGATGAAGGAGTGAGACAAGCCAGTATTTCTCTTGGAAAGCATGACAATGAAGAGCTCAAGGTTTCAAAACAAGGTTCCTTGGTAACTGTTTCAGTCAGCCCGATCAAACGTTGGTTCATCCGTTTCTTCTCCTACAATCCTTCTCCCTTGATGATCACACTCCCCAGTGAGGACTTGGGACGCTTGGAAGTCACTTCCACCAGTGGGGACATCACCTTGATGCACCCCATGAAAACCAATTCGACGAAGGTTTCTGGGGTAAGTGGCGAGGTTGACTTTCTCACTCTCAGGGCATCTGACAATCTGGAGTTGCGTACCGTCAGTGGGGACATCTCTGGAAAAGAAGCCTCCTCTGACGGAGATGTAACGCTCTCATCAACGAGCGGTACAGTGGAAGTCCAACAGATTTCAGGAGCCAAGACCACCCTCAAGACAGTGAGTTCCAGGATAGAGGGAGAAGTTCGCCTTCCTGAAGGGAGCTCTGTTGAGGCCAAGACTACCAGCGGAGCAATTGAATTGAATCTACGGTCAAGTGAGAACCTCAAGGTGACAGCGTCAACGGTCAGTGGTTCAATAGAGTTCAACGATGAACGACAAACTGGAAAGGAAGCCAGCCTCCAGACAGGAGAGGCAAGCAACCTAGTAAGACTTTCATCGGTAAGCGGGGAAATCGATTTGTTATATTAA
- a CDS encoding PspC domain-containing protein yields the protein MATKRLYRSPRGKIFGVCTGLAEWRDLPADPVRLIVFLVVLATGIFPGALIYLLAALIIPMNPEGSYDSTIYTNNAPDSSEEELKAEYERLKRKVEKMESEMFNKERDWDDRFHQGN from the coding sequence ATGGCTACCAAACGATTGTACAGATCCCCTCGGGGAAAAATTTTCGGGGTTTGCACCGGCCTTGCCGAGTGGAGGGACCTTCCCGCTGACCCGGTCCGCCTGATTGTATTTCTTGTGGTATTGGCAACGGGCATCTTTCCAGGAGCACTCATCTACCTGCTTGCTGCGCTCATAATACCGATGAATCCTGAAGGCTCTTATGACTCGACCATCTATACAAACAATGCACCAGATTCGAGTGAAGAGGAACTGAAGGCTGAGTATGAACGTCTCAAGCGCAAAGTGGAAAAAATGGAAAGTGAGATGTTCAACAAGGAACGTGACTGGGACGACCGATTCCACCAAGGGAACTGA